In Lolium rigidum isolate FL_2022 chromosome 3, APGP_CSIRO_Lrig_0.1, whole genome shotgun sequence, the genomic window AGTCAACAACAGCACCAACCAACCAAACCCACGCGCTTCGGTGTCCTCCCCTTCCTTCCCTCCCGTCACCAGCAAAGCATAGCCAGCTCCGCCATGAGAGATCCCAAGCTACCCCGGCCGCcggccgcggcggcagcggcaaggCGAGGAGCCCCCACCTTCACCGGCAAGCTCCGGCGGCACTTGGCgtggctcctcctcctctggttcGCGCTCTCCGTCTACCTCTTCCTCTCCGccgccccgccggccgccgccccgctcCGCCCCGCCTTCCTCCTCCCCCGCTccctcgccgccaccaccaccacctccaccaaacCCTCCGTCCGGATCTACGTCTACGACCTCCCCTCCCGCTTCAACCGCGACTGGGCCGCCGCCGACCCCCGGTGCGCGCGCCACCTCTTCGCGGCCGAGGTCGCGCTGCACGAGGCGCTGCTCAGCTACcagcccgcccgcgccgcccgcgccgaggACGCCGACCTCTTCTTCGTCCCGGTCTACGTCTCCTGCAACTTCTCCACCCCCAACGGGTTCCCGTCCCTCGCCCACGCGCGCGGGTTGCTGGCCGACGCCGTGGACCTTGTGCGCCGGGACATGCCGTTCTGGAACCGCTCCGGCGGCGCCGACCACGTCTTCGTCGCGTCCCACGACTTCGGCGCGTGCTTCCACCCCATGGTGAGCTCTGAACCCAACCCTGTTCGGCGCCATGGTGGTTGCGTGTCGGTTAGGTGCCTACGTTTCTTGCGGTCAAACGGAGTTTGCAACATGGAAGTTAGCTGCATGCTCCCTAAATGGCGTAGGTGCTACCGTGCTAGTGCTCTTGATAGGGAGTGGTCAATGTGGACTCCGGTACAGCGATCGATGAACTAGTTCGGTTTTGCAGCCAAAATCGAATGAATTGAGTTCAACAAACCTCGCCAAATTGAGCATAAAATGCTCCAATTTCTCACAAAATAACCAAAATCCCTCTTCCGCTGTCACCATGAAACTTGGTTTGTTTTGAACTGAACGAAACTCAATTTAACCAACCCTTCGCGTATTTATGGAAATTGCTCATCCAACCATTAGCATTCATTCTGTTGTCATGATGGAACTTAGTTcgcgacgacttcaattcaacgcAGTTTCCCAACTCTTAAGACATGGGAATGGCTCatgttctaattttttttttccatttgctTTATTAGGAGGATCTGGCCATCGCGGATGGCATACCGGAGTTCCTGAAGAGATCAATCCTAATACAGACATTCGGTGTA contains:
- the LOC124694331 gene encoding probable glucuronosyltransferase Os03g0107900; its protein translation is MRDPKLPRPPAAAAAARRGAPTFTGKLRRHLAWLLLLWFALSVYLFLSAAPPAAAPLRPAFLLPRSLAATTTTSTKPSVRIYVYDLPSRFNRDWAAADPRCARHLFAAEVALHEALLSYQPARAARAEDADLFFVPVYVSCNFSTPNGFPSLAHARGLLADAVDLVRRDMPFWNRSGGADHVFVASHDFGACFHPMEDLAIADGIPEFLKRSILIQTFGVQGPHVCQEAEHVVIPPHVPPEVALELPEPEKARRDIFAFFRGKMEVHPKNISGRFYSKKVRTELLQRYGRNSKFYLKRKRYDNYRSEMARSIFCLCPLGWAPWSPRLVESVLLGCVPVIIADNIRLPFPSILRWPDISLQVAEKDVSSLETVLDHVVATNLTAIQRNLWDPAKRKALVFNRSLEVGDATWQVLKELEILLDRSQRSSVGSWR